TAACGTTTGAGGTTCAACCAAGTCATGTTTAAGGAGCGAAATGTCCATGTCATTGCGAAGCGGTGTTGCCACCTTTGCGGGGAGATCGTCCTACTGGTTTCTCCACACCTTCTTACACGGGGGCAGTTCTTTGCCCGGTAAGATTACTTTGAAGTTAGACCCGCAAATCTTGCGGTCGTTAGGTGCCAAGTATGACGTGATCGTCATCACCGGGACTAACGGAAAAACGTTAACCACCGCCCTAACCGTGTCGGTGCTCCACGAAAAATACCCAACGATTCTCACCAACCCCACGGGGTCCAACATGGAACAGGGAATCGTGACGACCTTTTTAAACGCCAAGCGTCCGAAGTCCGGTCGGCCCCTCGCCGTTCTGGAAGTCGACGAAGCTAACGTGATTAAGGTCACCCAATACATTCAACCCAAAGCCTTTGTCTTCACCAACATCTTTAGAGACCAAATGGACCGCTACGGGGAAATCTACACGACCTACCAGAAGATCTTAGACGGTGTCGCGCTGGCCCCGAATGCCACCATCATTGCCAACGGGGACTCCCCCATCTTTAATTCCAAGCAATTGCCGAATCCGATCCAGTACTACGGATTTGACGATCAGCCCGACCGCGACTTCAAGGCCAAGCCTAACACGGACGGTGTCTTGTGCCCCAACTGTCAACACATTTTGCACTACCACACGCTAACTTACAGTAACCAGGGGAAATATTTCTGTCCAAATTGCGGCTTTAAGCGTCCCGAACTGACCTACCGACTAACCAAGTTAGGCCAGCAGACGCCCACTTCGTCGCAATTCGATATCGACGGTCACAGCTTTCAGATTACGGTCGGCGGGACCTACAACATCTATAACGCTCTGGCCGCCTATGCCGTGGGTCGGTTCATGGGGGTGGCTCCCGAGCAGATCACCCACGCCTTCACGGCCAACGAGCAGGTCTTCGGCCGCCAGGAAGTCATCGACGTTAACGGCAAACGGGTTACCATTATTCTGGTCAAGAACCCGGTTGGTTTGGACCAAGTCCTGCACATGATTGGTACGGACACCCAGCCCTTCTCGTTTGTCGGCCTGTTAAACGCCAACTACGCCGACGGCATCGATACCAGTTGGATCTGGGACGGCGACTTCGAACAGCTTGCCGATTCCAACATCCCCACGTTTATCACCGGGGGTGAACGTTACAAGGACATCACCTTCCGGCTCAAGGTGGCCGGCGTGCCCGATAGTAAACATATCGTGGAACCCAACCTCGAAAAGGTGGTCGACCGGATTCAAGAAGTCCCGACCGACCGGGTGTACGTCCTGGCGACCTACACGGCCATGCTCCAATTGCGAAAGATCTTAGCCAGCAAGGGTTTCATTAAGGAGGGACTCGGCGTATGACTTACGAATTAAACGTCGCCCATCTGTACGGCGATTTGATGAACACCTACGGCGACGTGGGCAATATCTTGGCGTTAAACTATTACGCCAAGCAAATGGACGTCCACCTAAACGTTCAAGTGGTCAGCCTCGAAGAAGACTTTCACGCGGCCGACTACGATCTGGCCTTCTTCGGTGGGGGTCAGGACTTCGAACAGACCATCGTGGCTAAGGACATCCAGACTAAAAAAGCCGAGTTGATCAAATTCATCGAGTCCGGCGGTCCCCTGCTGGCCATCTGTGGCGGTTACCAACTCCTAGGTCACTACTACATTGGCGCCGATGGCGAAAAGCTACCCGGCATTGGGGCGTTGGACCACTACACCTTAGCGCAAGATCACAACCGGTTCATCGGCGACATCGTGATCAAAAACCAGGAGACTGGTGAAACCTACCACGGCTTTGAAAACCACCAGGGACGGACCTTCATCGGTAAGGGTGAACGGCCCCTGGGCAACGTGGTCAGTGGCAAGGGTAACAACGGCGAAGACGGCACGGAAGGCGCGATTTATAAGAACGTCTACTGCTCGTACTTCCACGGCCCCATCCTTACCAGAAACGGCGACATCGCCAAGCACCTGCTGGTCGCCGCGTTAAAGCGTAAGTTCCCGCACGATGATTTCAGTCAACAGGAAGCCTTACCGATTCCAGCAACCTTCTAAAGACATAAAATGAGCCCCCGTAAAATCGCGTTGATTTTACGGGGGCTTTTTATCGCTTGCAAGGCCTCGTTATCGGATCGGTCAGAATCGGACCGCCACGGGGAGCCTCGCCATTAAGTCTTCTAAATAGTCGCTTTTTCGGCGAGATACGTTCCAATCACCGCATTGCGTTGGTCCAGGTACGGCAGGTTCGGGGCGATCGGGTGAACCCGGTTGGTCAAGAAGACCATCGCTTGGTCGGTCTGCGGATCAATCACCAAGTAGGTCCCCGTAAAGCCGGAATGCCAGAGCACCCGGTGAGCGGTCGGCCATTGGGTGGCCGTCAACGCCCAACCCAAAGAGCGGCCGGCCTGACCGTTAGGCGTCCAATCGGCGACTAAGCGGTGCAGCCAGGTCGGGGGCAACACGGCCGCCGCCCGTTCGGGGTGACAGTAGGCCTGGCAGAAGCGCACCAGGTCATCGACCGTGCTAAACAGCCCGGCCGACCCGCACCGGCGCTGTAAGACGTACCCCTTGGGATCGTGAACCACGCCGCGGACCAAGCCCCGACTGGGGATGATGGCCGTGGGCACACAGGCGTGCGGATCGGCGGGCGTAAAAGTACTGTGGGTCATCCCTAACGGGTCCAGGACCCGTCTTTGCACGGCCACCTGGACCGGTTCGCCCAAAATCGCTTCGATGATCCACCCCATGAAGATGTAGTTCACGTCGGCGTAAACCATCTTGACGTTAAAGGTCGGGCCGACATGCAGCCCCAATAACGCCCGGGTCAGCTCCGCGGCATTTAACTGGTTGCGATTGGGGATGTAGCCCGTGATGCCCGAGGTGTGGGTCAACAGGTGTTGAATCGTGACCCGTGAATCCCCAAACGCGGGTAACCAGGTCGTGATGGGGTCCGTCAGCCGTAACCGCCCCGTGGCAAGGAGCTGGAGCGTCACGCTCAGGGTCCCTACGACCTTGGTCAACGAGGCCAAATCATAGGTCATCCCCGCGGTCAACGGTTCGGCGGTCGGCACCAACGCGGCTTGCCCGAATTGGCCCGTTTCGACCCGGTCACCGTCAATCAAGGCGTAGCTCACGCCGGGGACCACCCCCGCCGAGACTAATCGCCGTAAAGCGGTCTTAGTTGCCTGATAAGCCATGGTATCCCTTCTCTCTGTTCTCCATTTAACCGCAAATGTCGGGGGAGCGCAACGCCCTGCGGCCAATTAGGTCACCGACTTAATTGGTCGCGAATCAGCGTCGCCAGCACCGTGACCCCCTGGCGGAATTCGGCCGGTGTCGCGTAGGCGTACGACAGCCGGACGGCGTTGGTCCGCGCGCCGTACACCGTTCCCGGATTCGCCAAGACGCCTTGGGCTAGTGCCGCTTGAAACAGCCGGGGCAAATCGACCTTGGCGGGCAACTGGACCCAGAGGTAAAAGCCCCCCGCGGGCCGCTGCCAGGTCGCCAGGTCCCCCAGCGTGGCCATTAAACTCGCCAGCGCCGCTTCTCGCCGTGCCCGCAGTTGGTCCCGTAATCGCTGGAGCGTTTGTGGGTAATCCGGGGCCGTCAGCAGATTGACCAACGTTTGTTGCGACAACGTGCTGGCCCCGTAGTCCATCTGCATCTTCACGTCGGCCAACCGGGCAACCACGGCCTGGGGCCCGACCAGCCACCCGACCCGCAAGCCAGGCGCCAAATCCTTGGAGACGGTCCCCAGATATAAGACGTTATCCTGGGTATCGTGGGCCTTTAACGGCAGCGGCGGCCGTTGGTCCAACCAGAGTTCCTGGTAGGCCGTGTCTTCGATAATCGGTAATTGATATTTCCGGGCAAAGGCCAACAGGTCCTGCCGTCGTTGGGCCGACATCACGGTCCCCAACGGGTTATCGAAGGTCGGCACCGTGTAAAGAAGCTGCGGTTGCGAGCTCACCGGAATCTGCCAGTAGGCTAATCCTTGCTCGTCGACCGGCACGGGCGCCCATTGAGCCTGAACCGATTCTAGAACCCGCAGCGACCGCAAATAGCTGGCCGGGGCCGTGTAGACCGTGGTTCCTGGTTCCAGTAACGCCGCCGTGATCAACTGTAGCGCCTGCAGAGACCCCGAAGTGATCAAGATGTTCTCCGGCGTAGTTTGCACACCCCAGGTTGCTAAGTGCCGCACCAACGCCTCTCGCAGAGCTAATGAGCCGCGTGCCGGTAGGTAGTTTAACGTGGTCAGTTGGTCGGCGGCTTGGTGCATGGCCGTTTGAACCGCACGCCGGGGAAACAGGTCCGGCCCCAGTTCGCCGGTACTCAACCGAATCGGGGTCGCAAACTCGCGTTGATTGATGGTCTGAATGGTGGGCTGATTAGCGCTAAACTCGCCCGCGTGGACCCACCGTTGCCAGTCCGGCGTGGCCCCCAACAGTGTCGACCACGAGTTACTGGCCACCCGGGTCCCACGACCATGGGCGGTGGTCACCACCCCCAGTGCTTGTAATTCGGCGATGGCCGCGTGAATGGTACTGCGATTTACCTGGTAGGTCCGCGCCAACTCCCGCTGCGGTGGCAGTTGTTGGCCGACTAGCCAGTTGCCCTGGCGAATCTGGATAACGCAGTAGGTGATTAATTGGCGATAAAGTGGCGTGGGACCGTTCCGTTGAGGTTGCCACCGAAATTGAACCGTTTGAACCATACGACCATCCCTCCTTTTGACCTTAGTGTAGCATAGAAAAAGCGGTCGTCACCGCCCTAAGGCGTCACGACCGCTAAAACTCATCGGGTTAAATTAAGCTAAATTATTCCCCGCAAACTGACTATTATATAGATCCGCATAGAACCCGTTAGCCGCTAACAGGCTGTCGTGGTTCCCGGTTTCCACGATGTGGCCGTGGTCCATCACCACGATATTTTCGGCGTTTTGAATCGTCGATAACCGGTGGGCCACCACGAAGCTAGTCCGGCCGGCCAATAAGCGTTCCATGGCTTGTTGGATCAGCATTTCCGTCCGCGTATCCACGGAACTGGTGGCTTCATCCAAGATCAACACGTCAGGATCGGCCACGAAGGCCCGGGCAATCGTCAACAGCTGCCGTTGTCCTTGGGAGATGTTGCTAGCCGCCTCGTTCAAGATGGTATCGTAGCCATCCGGTAACTGCCGAATAAAGGTGTCCGCGTGCGCCGCCTTAGCCGCCGCGTAAACCTCGTCGGCCGTCGCATCTTCCCGACCATACTTGATGTTATCAAAGATGCTCCCGGTAAAGAGCCAGGTATCCTGTAGCACCATTGCAAAGTGTTTGCGCAGATCCGTTCTGGCCACCGTATTGGTCGCTTGGCCGCGATACTTGATCTGCCCGCCGGCCACGTCATAGAAGCGTTCCAGCAGGTTAATGATGGTGGTCTTCCCAGCCCCGGTTGGCCCCACGATGGCAACCATCTCACCCGGTTTGACCGCCAGATTGAAGTCTTCAATCAACGGCTTGTCCGGCACGTACTGGAAGTTCACGTTATCAAATTCGATTACGTTCCCCGTCTGCGCCGTCTGTGCCGGTAATTGGTCGTGAGCCGTTTGTGGCATGTCGTCTTCGTCGAGAACGGCAAAGACCCGTTCAGCGGAGGCAATCGTTGCCTGAATCGTGTTGGTCAGGTTCGCCATTTGGGTGATGGGTTGGGAGAATTGGTTGGTATATTGCAGGAAGGCCTGCACGTTCCCTAAACTCACCGTCCCGTTGGCGACCTGAATTCCCCCGATAACCGCCACGGCCAGGTAGTCCAGGTTTTTGACGAAGTTCATCAACGGGAAGATCAGACTGGAGACAAACTGGGCCTTCCAGGCTGATTTATAGTATTTTTCGTTGTGCTCTTCAAACTGATCTTGCACATCGGCTTCTTGGTTAAAGGTCTTGACCACGGTATGCCCCGCGTAAGTTTCTTCGACCGTATTGTTCAGTAACCCCAGGTTCTTTTGCTGACTGGCAAAGAACTTCTGCGAGCGTGGTGCCACAAGCATCACGACGACCAAGCTCAGTGGGACCGAGATTAGGGCCACTAACGTCAGCCAACCACTGATGGTCAGCATCATGTACAGTACCCCGAAGAAGGTCAGCACACTGGTGACCAATTGGGACAGCGTTTGCTGTAACGTGCCCCCGATGTTATCCATATCGTTAGCCATCCGGGACATCAAGTCCCCGTTACTATGGGTATCGTAATAACTGATCGGCAGGTGTTGCATCTTGTCCTTGAGGTCCCGTCGTAACTGGTAAACCACCTTTTGGGCGATCCAGTTCATGATGACCTGCTGGACGATGCCAAACAGCGCCGCGCCGACATACAAGATACCGACAATCAATAAGATATGACCAATCTTGCCAAAGTTAATCGGTAGACTCGTCAGGTTAATCCCCGCCTTAAGCTCGGCGGTCCCCTTCATGACACCCTTAAAGAGTTCCGTGGTGGCCTCCCCCAAAATCTTGGGGGTCCGAATCTGTAAGATGACGGACGCCGCCGCGAAAAGCATCACGACGATGATCCCGGGAATCCAGTGCTTCATGTACCGGAAGAGGCGGCCGGTGGTCTTCCAGAAACTTTGTGGCCGTTGTTTGGTGGCCGAACCGCGTCCGTTACGCATCGACAACATCCCCCTTCCGTAGTTGTGAATCAAGAATTTCTTGGTAAGTCTTGTTCGTCGCCTTAAGTTCCGCATGGGTACCTTGGCCCACGATCTTACCGCCGTCAATCACCAAGATCACGTCGGCATCGGCCACGGTGGAGACCCGCTGCGCGACAATCACGGTCACGCCGGCTTGGACCTGCGCGTCTTGCCGCAATTGTTGCCGCAACAACGCGTCGGTCTTGAAGTCTAACGCGGAAAACGAGTCGTCAAAGACGTAGACACTGGCCCGTTTCAGGATGGTGCGCGCAATGACTAAGCGTTGCCGTTGACCCCCGGAGAAGTTATCCCCGTTTTGCTCGACCACGGCGTCCAGTCCCCCGGTCTCCTTCACGAAGTCCGTGGCCTGGGCAACGTCAAGGGCGTGCCAGATTTGGTCGTCGGTCGCGTCGGCCTTGGCCGTCACCATATTACTCCGGATCGTGCCGGCAAACAGGACGGCCTTTTGTTGGGTAATCGAGACGGCTTGGTGTAAGTCACGCTGACTTACCGCCGGCAAGGCCACCCCGTTAAGCCGAATCTGCCCACTTTCAGGGTCGAACAACCGGGGAATCAGGTTAACCAGCGTCGATTTACCCGATCCGGTTCCCCCGATGATGGCCACGGTCTGCCCCGCCTTAGCTAGGAAGTGCACGTCGGTCAGGGCCAACTTCTCCGCGCCCGTATACCGAAAGTCTACGTGGTCAAACTCTAAGCTGACCGGGCTATCCGGTAACGTAACGGGTTGGTCGGCATCGTTGATCTTCGATTTCAAATCCATGACTTCGTTGATCCGCGCGGCCGAAGCCTGGGCCCGGGGCACGAAGACGAAGACCATCGACACCATCATGAAGCTAATCAGAATCTGAGTGGCGTAGGTCATGAAGGCCACTAAGTTCCCCACTTCTAGGGCTTGGTGGGCAATCAACTGTCCCCCATACCAGACGATCCCAATGTTAGTGCCGCTAATGATCAGCGTGATAACCGGGAACATCAGGGAAACAATCATGAAGACCTTAATCCCCGTTTGGGTATAGTCCTGGTTGGCCCCTTCGAAACGATCCTGCTCAAACTTGTCTTGGTTGAAGGCCCGGATCACCCGGACCCCCGTCAGCCCTTCGCGAAAGATTAAGTTAATGCGGTCAATCTTCTTTTGTAAGCTTTTAAATAGTGGTACGGCAAAGTACATCACTAGAATGGTAAACAATGCCAAAACGGGTAACGCCACTAAAAAGACCAGCGTCAGGCGCGGGCTCTTTAAGTAGGCGAGGATGCCGGCACCAATCAGCATAATTGGGGCCATTAGCATCATCCGTAACATTTGAACCATCACGTTTTGAATCTGGACCACGTCGTTCGTGGTCCGCGTAATCAAAGACGCGTTCCCCACGGTTTCAAATTCTTCCGTCGAAGACAAGGTGACCTTCTTAAACAGGTTGGTCCGGATCCGCTGTCCCATTTTTTGGGACTGAGTAGCGGCGTAGTAGACGTTACCAGCCGCTCCCCACACACCAATAAAACTCAACAGGAGCATTTGACCACCGGTCCGCCAGATGTAGCCAATATCGTTGTTCGCAATCCCCTTATCAATGATATTAGAGGTTAACGTCGGTAACGATAGGTCACAGGCAACTTGGATCATCATAAAGCCCACTGCCAGGACCACTGCCCACCAGTCCAGGTGTTTTCGGGCAAGTCGCATCATTTGATTTTGGCCTTCTTTCTCATAAGTTTGTTAACAATGCTGACAAAAAAACTGCATATGCGGTAATTATACTCGTCTCCTTAACGTTTGCAATCATCAATCACCAGAGCAAGACTGGTAATCCAGTCAAAATTTGTTACAATGTAAGCACCGAAGGGAGCAAAGACTTGTGGCTAGTAATTCTGATTCTATCTATAACGTTTTAACCTATATTCATCGACACCCCCAGCGCGTTCATTTCATCGCGCAGCGGAATAGTAATGTGGTCTCCATTGGCGTCCCCGATACGGTGCCCGTGGCCAACGTTGAGTTGTATTTTCCCACGAATCGCCTGGTGGTTAACCGCCTGGACGACGACTTCTTAGCCATGCACGGTGATCTCTTAAACGATTTCTTTGACCGCACCCAGAGTTCCAAGTTGGATTACCAAGACGTGTGGGTCACCACGGGTTACGTCCCCCGGCAACACGCGTATCTCGTTGAGCTCTCATTTGAATAAGTGACGATAGAAAAGGCACCGCCGGAGTTAATCGCTCCCGCAGTGCCTATTTTAATGCTCAGCTAAAGATTGCTTTAGACGCCCACACGCCCCCGATGACCACTACGGCTAGGACAAAAAATTTAAAGAGTGCCGCAAAAGCCACCAACACGATGGCGCCAATCACTAAGGTCCCCACCAGGCCCAACAGCCAGCCGGCCAGCCCAAAGACCAACCGTAAAATGGGAAACAGCAGCAACAATAACAAGAGACCAAAAATCATGCTGATCCCTCCTCATCCGAATTCAGGTCTACCCCGTAGTATACCCGATTCCCCCTTAAAAAGCACTTAATTCCTAGGCCTTATGCCGTGGTAATCTGCATCCGACCATTTTGCTTAGAGTGATAGAGATTGGCATCAACCCGCTTGTAAAAGTCCAATGGGTTGCGGTCCTGCACGGTTAGGCCGGAAACCCCAATCGACAGCGTCACCTGTAGCGTCTGATCGTTATAGTCAACCTGGTCTGCCGCCACGGCGTCGAAAATTTGTTGCGCAATCGGTTTGGCCTGTTCCATGGTGTAGTTAGGGAGCACCACGTTAAACTCTTCCCCCCCGGTTCGATATAAAATAATCTTGGGATCGATTTGTTTCAACGTCGTGCTGGCCGTCTTAGCCACGCTTTTAAGAACCTCGTCACCGGCTAAATGACCGTAAGTATCATTGACGTGTTTAAAGTGGTCAATATCAAACATGATCATCGACAGATTGCGGTGCTGAGCCACACTGTGGTAAAACTCATAGCCAATGGCCCGGTCGTAAGCGGCATAATTTTTCACGTTGGTCAACGCATCCCAGTTGGCTGATTGAAACAGCCGGTCCTTAATGCGCCGATCTTTGTCCTGAATCTTGAAGTAGCCGTACATCAAGATGGCCAAGAGTGCAAA
Above is a window of Levilactobacillus zymae DNA encoding:
- a CDS encoding serine hydrolase domain-containing protein gives rise to the protein MAYQATKTALRRLVSAGVVPGVSYALIDGDRVETGQFGQAALVPTAEPLTAGMTYDLASLTKVVGTLSVTLQLLATGRLRLTDPITTWLPAFGDSRVTIQHLLTHTSGITGYIPNRNQLNAAELTRALLGLHVGPTFNVKMVYADVNYIFMGWIIEAILGEPVQVAVQRRVLDPLGMTHSTFTPADPHACVPTAIIPSRGLVRGVVHDPKGYVLQRRCGSAGLFSTVDDLVRFCQAYCHPERAAAVLPPTWLHRLVADWTPNGQAGRSLGWALTATQWPTAHRVLWHSGFTGTYLVIDPQTDQAMVFLTNRVHPIAPNLPYLDQRNAVIGTYLAEKATI
- a CDS encoding GGDEF domain-containing protein, with amino-acid sequence MTWSMWLVLPFITSIFFVLGVIALYWSIFNWITTKVESQSKPVNIKRVQAWVGAICSGVAIFALQLLVRDSHLSWTFMNFQLLILVFAAYFLQIRIPYWLIFIFGIGVMLINGNVDQPLSWFYTGVFALFYVESHIQSVHMWRWPFTRYISLAMVNATILWIVVKIRLDLAWATVGEELLNFALLAILMYGYFKIQDKDRRIKDRLFQSANWDALTNVKNYAAYDRAIGYEFYHSVAQHRNLSMIMFDIDHFKHVNDTYGHLAGDEVLKSVAKTASTTLKQIDPKIILYRTGGEEFNVVLPNYTMEQAKPIAQQIFDAVAADQVDYNDQTLQVTLSIGVSGLTVQDRNPLDFYKRVDANLYHSKQNGRMQITTA
- a CDS encoding ABC transporter ATP-binding protein, with amino-acid sequence MRNGRGSATKQRPQSFWKTTGRLFRYMKHWIPGIIVVMLFAAASVILQIRTPKILGEATTELFKGVMKGTAELKAGINLTSLPINFGKIGHILLIVGILYVGAALFGIVQQVIMNWIAQKVVYQLRRDLKDKMQHLPISYYDTHSNGDLMSRMANDMDNIGGTLQQTLSQLVTSVLTFFGVLYMMLTISGWLTLVALISVPLSLVVVMLVAPRSQKFFASQQKNLGLLNNTVEETYAGHTVVKTFNQEADVQDQFEEHNEKYYKSAWKAQFVSSLIFPLMNFVKNLDYLAVAVIGGIQVANGTVSLGNVQAFLQYTNQFSQPITQMANLTNTIQATIASAERVFAVLDEDDMPQTAHDQLPAQTAQTGNVIEFDNVNFQYVPDKPLIEDFNLAVKPGEMVAIVGPTGAGKTTIINLLERFYDVAGGQIKYRGQATNTVARTDLRKHFAMVLQDTWLFTGSIFDNIKYGREDATADEVYAAAKAAHADTFIRQLPDGYDTILNEAASNISQGQRQLLTIARAFVADPDVLILDEATSSVDTRTEMLIQQAMERLLAGRTSFVVAHRLSTIQNAENIVVMDHGHIVETGNHDSLLAANGFYADLYNSQFAGNNLA
- a CDS encoding Mur ligase family protein — translated: MSLRSGVATFAGRSSYWFLHTFLHGGSSLPGKITLKLDPQILRSLGAKYDVIVITGTNGKTLTTALTVSVLHEKYPTILTNPTGSNMEQGIVTTFLNAKRPKSGRPLAVLEVDEANVIKVTQYIQPKAFVFTNIFRDQMDRYGEIYTTYQKILDGVALAPNATIIANGDSPIFNSKQLPNPIQYYGFDDQPDRDFKAKPNTDGVLCPNCQHILHYHTLTYSNQGKYFCPNCGFKRPELTYRLTKLGQQTPTSSQFDIDGHSFQITVGGTYNIYNALAAYAVGRFMGVAPEQITHAFTANEQVFGRQEVIDVNGKRVTIILVKNPVGLDQVLHMIGTDTQPFSFVGLLNANYADGIDTSWIWDGDFEQLADSNIPTFITGGERYKDITFRLKVAGVPDSKHIVEPNLEKVVDRIQEVPTDRVYVLATYTAMLQLRKILASKGFIKEGLGV
- a CDS encoding PLP-dependent aminotransferase family protein — protein: MVQTVQFRWQPQRNGPTPLYRQLITYCVIQIRQGNWLVGQQLPPQRELARTYQVNRSTIHAAIAELQALGVVTTAHGRGTRVASNSWSTLLGATPDWQRWVHAGEFSANQPTIQTINQREFATPIRLSTGELGPDLFPRRAVQTAMHQAADQLTTLNYLPARGSLALREALVRHLATWGVQTTPENILITSGSLQALQLITAALLEPGTTVYTAPASYLRSLRVLESVQAQWAPVPVDEQGLAYWQIPVSSQPQLLYTVPTFDNPLGTVMSAQRRQDLLAFARKYQLPIIEDTAYQELWLDQRPPLPLKAHDTQDNVLYLGTVSKDLAPGLRVGWLVGPQAVVARLADVKMQMDYGASTLSQQTLVNLLTAPDYPQTLQRLRDQLRARREAALASLMATLGDLATWQRPAGGFYLWVQLPAKVDLPRLFQAALAQGVLANPGTVYGARTNAVRLSYAYATPAEFRQGVTVLATLIRDQLSR
- a CDS encoding ABC transporter ATP-binding protein; the encoded protein is MMRLARKHLDWWAVVLAVGFMMIQVACDLSLPTLTSNIIDKGIANNDIGYIWRTGGQMLLLSFIGVWGAAGNVYYAATQSQKMGQRIRTNLFKKVTLSSTEEFETVGNASLITRTTNDVVQIQNVMVQMLRMMLMAPIMLIGAGILAYLKSPRLTLVFLVALPVLALFTILVMYFAVPLFKSLQKKIDRINLIFREGLTGVRVIRAFNQDKFEQDRFEGANQDYTQTGIKVFMIVSLMFPVITLIISGTNIGIVWYGGQLIAHQALEVGNLVAFMTYATQILISFMMVSMVFVFVPRAQASAARINEVMDLKSKINDADQPVTLPDSPVSLEFDHVDFRYTGAEKLALTDVHFLAKAGQTVAIIGGTGSGKSTLVNLIPRLFDPESGQIRLNGVALPAVSQRDLHQAVSITQQKAVLFAGTIRSNMVTAKADATDDQIWHALDVAQATDFVKETGGLDAVVEQNGDNFSGGQRQRLVIARTILKRASVYVFDDSFSALDFKTDALLRQQLRQDAQVQAGVTVIVAQRVSTVADADVILVIDGGKIVGQGTHAELKATNKTYQEILDSQLRKGDVVDA
- a CDS encoding glutamine amidotransferase: MTYELNVAHLYGDLMNTYGDVGNILALNYYAKQMDVHLNVQVVSLEEDFHAADYDLAFFGGGQDFEQTIVAKDIQTKKAELIKFIESGGPLLAICGGYQLLGHYYIGADGEKLPGIGALDHYTLAQDHNRFIGDIVIKNQETGETYHGFENHQGRTFIGKGERPLGNVVSGKGNNGEDGTEGAIYKNVYCSYFHGPILTRNGDIAKHLLVAALKRKFPHDDFSQQEALPIPATF